The following coding sequences lie in one Microvirga sp. 17 mud 1-3 genomic window:
- a CDS encoding ABATE domain-containing protein, with product MPRVFTDTPSRAGSLHLIGDALALDFANTSSGRGGPKHLDHLREPRHVVDWSEHAGILDRKTADQVRVLIGQDDPDFTDLLAQTVTLREAIHRIGAAIAAGSTPSKADLQTISTACARAVAGADLVPDDRGFRWQWPVDPPTAQTILGPIALSAAGLLREGDLSRLKKCGGEHCGWLFFDLTKNNSRRWCDMAVCGNRQKSRRLRQKRTFVATEET from the coding sequence ATGCCGAGAGTGTTCACAGACACCCCTTCGCGAGCCGGTTCTCTTCACCTTATTGGCGATGCGCTCGCGCTCGATTTTGCCAACACCTCGAGTGGCAGGGGCGGACCGAAACATCTCGATCATCTCCGCGAGCCAAGACATGTGGTGGACTGGTCTGAACATGCGGGCATTCTCGACCGGAAAACTGCGGACCAGGTGCGAGTACTGATCGGACAGGACGATCCAGATTTTACCGATCTCCTGGCGCAAACGGTCACGCTCCGCGAAGCCATTCATCGCATTGGTGCCGCCATCGCGGCCGGCTCAACGCCATCGAAAGCGGATCTTCAAACCATTAGCACAGCCTGTGCACGGGCCGTTGCAGGAGCAGACCTGGTTCCTGACGATCGAGGGTTTCGGTGGCAGTGGCCTGTCGATCCACCGACGGCACAAACTATCTTAGGGCCCATCGCCCTGTCGGCGGCAGGGCTGCTCAGAGAGGGCGACCTATCTCGCTTGAAAAAGTGCGGAGGGGAGCATTGCGGGTGGCTGTTTTTCGACCTTACGAAGAACAACAGCCGACGCTGGTGCGATATGGCCGTGTGTGGGAACCGCCAAAAGAGTCGACGTCTTCGCCAGAAGAGAACCTTTGTCGCCACCGAAGAGACCTGA
- the hdhA gene encoding 7-alpha-hydroxysteroid dehydrogenase codes for MYDPKQFRLDDEVALVTGAGAGIGRAIAQVFAEAGAAVMVSDLKAETAEKVAAEITRAGGRAVGIGCNVTQDADLQSAMQAVTDNFGGPTILVNNAGGGGPKPFDMPMADFRWAFELNLFSVFRLSQLAAPHMAGKGRGAILNVSSMAGENKNVRMASYGSSKAAVNHLTRNMAFDLGPQGIRVNAIAPGAIRTDALASVLTPEAEKAMLRHTPLGRLGQPEDIANAALFLCSPAASWISGQVLTVSGGGVQELD; via the coding sequence ATGTATGATCCCAAGCAATTCCGCCTTGATGATGAAGTGGCTCTTGTCACAGGAGCAGGTGCCGGTATCGGGCGGGCCATCGCTCAGGTCTTTGCCGAGGCTGGCGCGGCTGTGATGGTCAGCGACCTCAAGGCAGAGACGGCCGAAAAGGTAGCTGCCGAGATCACGCGCGCCGGCGGCCGGGCGGTTGGGATCGGCTGCAACGTCACTCAGGACGCGGACCTGCAATCCGCGATGCAGGCTGTCACCGACAACTTTGGGGGGCCCACAATTCTCGTCAACAACGCCGGTGGCGGCGGTCCCAAGCCCTTCGACATGCCGATGGCAGATTTCCGCTGGGCATTTGAGCTCAATCTATTTTCAGTTTTCCGTCTGTCGCAACTGGCCGCACCGCATATGGCCGGGAAGGGCCGCGGCGCAATCCTCAACGTCTCATCCATGGCAGGCGAGAACAAGAATGTGCGGATGGCGTCTTACGGTTCATCCAAGGCGGCGGTGAATCACCTGACACGAAACATGGCCTTCGACCTCGGCCCACAGGGTATTCGCGTCAACGCCATCGCGCCCGGTGCGATCCGCACGGACGCCCTGGCAAGCGTACTGACGCCCGAAGCCGAGAAGGCGATGCTGCGTCACACCCCGCTTGGGCGCCTGGGGCAGCCTGAGGATATCGCCAATGCTGCCCTGTTTCTCTGTTCGCCAGCAGCGTCCTGGATCAGTGGCCAGGTTCTCACCGTCTCAGGTGGGGGCGTCCAGGAGCTGGACTGA
- the recA gene encoding recombinase RecA — protein MGHPSRSTRFAMSMDKAKAIETAVSQIERAFGKGAIMRLGGDQVIEVETVSTGSIGLDIALGVGGLPRGRIVEIYGPESSGKTTLALQTIAEAQKKGGVCGFIDAEHALDPVYARKLGVNLDDLLISQPDTGEQALEIADTLVRSGSVDVLVIDSVAALTPKAEIEGEMGESRPGLQARLMSQALRKLTGSINRANTMVIFINQIRMKIGVMYGSPETTTGGNALKFYASVRLDIRRVSTLKDRDEPIGNSVRVKVVKNKVAPPFKQVEFDIMFGEGISKMGELIDLGVKANVVEKSGAWFSYDSQRLGQGRENAKAFLKDNPEIAAEIESKIRQNAGLLIADLQGNDDVSTSEDAA, from the coding sequence ATGGGGCACCCTTCACGAAGCACGAGATTTGCGATGAGCATGGATAAGGCCAAGGCAATAGAGACTGCCGTCAGCCAGATTGAACGAGCCTTTGGCAAAGGCGCCATCATGCGCCTCGGTGGCGATCAGGTCATCGAAGTGGAGACGGTCTCGACTGGGTCGATCGGCTTGGATATTGCGCTCGGGGTCGGCGGCCTGCCGCGGGGACGCATCGTCGAGATCTACGGGCCGGAATCTTCGGGCAAGACGACGCTCGCACTTCAGACAATTGCTGAGGCTCAGAAGAAGGGTGGTGTGTGCGGCTTTATCGATGCCGAGCATGCCCTGGATCCGGTCTATGCCCGCAAGCTCGGGGTCAATCTGGACGACCTGCTGATCTCCCAGCCCGACACGGGCGAGCAGGCCCTCGAGATTGCCGACACGCTCGTGCGCTCCGGCTCCGTGGACGTGCTGGTCATCGACTCGGTGGCGGCGCTGACCCCGAAGGCCGAGATCGAGGGCGAGATGGGTGAGAGCCGTCCCGGTCTCCAGGCCCGTCTCATGAGCCAGGCCCTGCGCAAGCTCACCGGTTCGATTAACCGCGCCAACACGATGGTGATCTTCATCAACCAGATCCGCATGAAGATCGGCGTCATGTACGGCTCGCCTGAGACGACGACGGGCGGCAATGCGCTCAAGTTCTATGCCTCCGTGCGCCTCGACATCCGCCGCGTCTCGACCCTCAAGGATCGCGATGAGCCGATCGGCAACTCGGTGCGCGTCAAGGTCGTCAAGAACAAGGTCGCGCCGCCCTTCAAGCAGGTCGAGTTCGACATCATGTTCGGCGAGGGCATCTCGAAGATGGGCGAATTGATCGATCTGGGAGTAAAGGCCAACGTGGTGGAGAAGTCCGGCGCCTGGTTCTCCTATGACAGCCAGCGCCTCGGCCAGGGCCGCGAGAACGCCAAGGCATTTCTGAAGGACAATCCTGAGATTGCTGCCGAGATCGAGAGTAAGATCCGCCAAAATGCCGGACTCTTGATCGCGGACCTGCAGGGCAATGACGATGTGAGTACATCGGAGGATGCTGCCTGA
- a CDS encoding DUF1801 domain-containing protein translates to MGTEASVTDFIEKIEHPLKAEIGMVRSIIMSSHPEINETIRWGGPSFEHVEPLVSINPRVKDCVAWIFHSPGNLVEQFPMLEPGPKGRAYLKLRSMQDVRQAESQLSNLMQRLVSCGK, encoded by the coding sequence ATGGGAACAGAGGCCAGCGTTACTGATTTTATTGAGAAAATCGAGCATCCGCTCAAGGCTGAGATCGGCATGGTGCGGTCCATAATCATGTCCTCGCACCCAGAGATCAACGAAACCATCCGATGGGGCGGCCCTAGCTTTGAACACGTGGAGCCTCTCGTATCGATCAATCCTCGGGTCAAGGATTGTGTCGCCTGGATATTTCACAGCCCCGGCAACTTGGTTGAGCAGTTTCCGATGCTCGAGCCAGGACCAAAGGGGAGGGCGTATCTCAAGTTACGATCTATGCAGGATGTTAGGCAGGCTGAGTCCCAGCTGAGCAATCTGATGCAACGATTGGTTTCCTGCGGAAAATAA
- a CDS encoding serine hydrolase: MFLPKCKRRLFALILAVAMSGPAHTLAQPGWTAKASDPVTLGWMQGSPPAPDRIIRFADGTYRSFPQWRWTVCHFQQLEPTIPVSRGLGPPRPLERAERADIESLRFTPLGASEPMTFMEAFDRNFTDGIIILHEGRVVYERYAGCLSEQNRHAAMSVTKSLIGLLSEILIAEGTLDENRRVDSYVPELASSAFGDATIRQVLDMTTGLEFSENYNDPAADVWRHAMAGNPLPKPDDYSGPRTYYEYLTTVRRSGPHGAAFGYRTVNTDAMGWILSRVTGRPVSDLLAERLWSRIGADLEAYFTVDSIGTPFAGGGFNTGLRDLARVGHLLLDDGMIDGTRIVPEAAVNSIKRGGSRSAFAQAGYSQLSGWSYRSMWWVTHNKNGAFMARGVYGQSLYIDPTARTVIARFASHPEAGNAANDPTTLPLYQAITDFLMSSVQ, encoded by the coding sequence ATGTTTCTCCCAAAGTGTAAGCGGCGCCTGTTCGCCCTCATTTTGGCAGTCGCCATGAGCGGTCCAGCGCACACGCTGGCCCAGCCGGGCTGGACAGCCAAGGCGTCCGATCCGGTTACTCTGGGCTGGATGCAGGGCTCTCCACCGGCTCCGGACCGGATTATCCGTTTTGCTGATGGCACCTATCGGTCCTTCCCGCAGTGGCGCTGGACCGTCTGCCACTTTCAGCAGCTGGAGCCGACGATACCGGTCTCGCGCGGCCTAGGACCGCCACGTCCGCTCGAGAGGGCGGAGCGGGCTGATATTGAGAGCCTTCGCTTCACTCCGCTGGGCGCGTCAGAGCCGATGACGTTCATGGAAGCGTTCGACAGGAACTTCACCGACGGGATTATCATCCTGCACGAAGGACGAGTCGTCTATGAACGCTATGCCGGATGCCTGTCGGAGCAGAACAGGCACGCGGCAATGTCGGTCACAAAATCGCTCATCGGCCTGCTTTCGGAAATCCTTATCGCTGAAGGCACGCTCGACGAAAACCGCCGGGTCGACTCCTATGTTCCCGAGCTTGCATCAAGTGCCTTTGGAGATGCCACGATCCGACAGGTCCTCGATATGACCACGGGTCTTGAGTTCAGCGAAAATTATAACGACCCCGCAGCCGATGTGTGGCGCCACGCGATGGCAGGCAACCCGCTGCCGAAGCCGGACGATTACTCGGGCCCCCGCACCTATTATGAATACCTGACCACAGTCCGCCGAAGCGGTCCTCACGGTGCTGCTTTTGGCTACAGGACTGTGAATACCGACGCCATGGGATGGATCCTCAGCCGGGTGACCGGCCGGCCAGTCAGCGATTTGCTGGCGGAGCGGCTCTGGAGCCGGATCGGCGCTGATCTGGAAGCCTATTTCACGGTCGATTCCATCGGCACACCATTTGCCGGAGGCGGCTTCAATACAGGCCTCCGGGATCTCGCACGCGTCGGGCACCTACTCCTCGATGACGGCATGATCGACGGTACCCGGATCGTACCGGAAGCAGCAGTGAACAGCATCAAGCGCGGCGGCAGCAGGAGCGCCTTTGCACAGGCCGGGTACTCTCAGCTCTCCGGATGGAGCTACCGCAGCATGTGGTGGGTAACTCACAACAAGAATGGTGCGTTCATGGCACGCGGCGTGTACGGCCAGTCTCTCTATATCGACCCGACTGCCCGTACGGTGATTGCCAGGTTCGCCTCGCATCCAGAAGCAGGGAATGCCGCCAACGATCCGACAACCCTGCCCCTCTATCAAGCCATTACAGATTTTCTGATGAGCTCGGTTCAGTAG
- a CDS encoding NADH:flavin oxidoreductase/NADH oxidase, translating into MTTTLFSPLRLGKLELHNRIVISPMCQYSAEAGRATDWHRLHWGSYALSGAGLMMVEATGVSPEGRITPGCVGLWDDETEAAMASALAFARQFSDMPFGLQLGHAGRKASTARPWHGGHVAPEAGGWQVVGPSAIPFAEGWQTPLALDETGIEKVIADYSAAAKRALRLGFDTIEIHGAHGYLLSSFLSPIANRREDAWGGSLENRMRLPLAVFDAVRSACPSDFPVGMRLNGTDWLEGGIVPDEAVALAHALRDHGCDYVDISSGGNGMAKIPVGPAYQLPFASRIKREVGIPVLTVGMIRSPLHAEAIIATGDADAVALGRVALNNPRWPWHAAEELGVKLDVVAPYRFGATNQYRPTFGR; encoded by the coding sequence ATGACCACGACCCTGTTCTCACCGCTCCGGCTGGGCAAGCTGGAGTTGCACAATCGTATCGTCATCTCGCCGATGTGCCAGTACAGTGCGGAGGCTGGCCGTGCTACCGATTGGCATCGCCTGCATTGGGGCAGCTATGCTCTTTCGGGTGCAGGTCTGATGATGGTCGAGGCTACGGGTGTTTCGCCTGAAGGCCGCATCACGCCGGGTTGCGTCGGCCTCTGGGATGACGAAACCGAAGCCGCCATGGCTTCAGCACTGGCTTTCGCGCGGCAGTTCTCCGACATGCCTTTTGGCTTGCAACTCGGCCATGCCGGGCGCAAGGCCTCGACCGCGCGCCCCTGGCATGGTGGTCATGTCGCGCCAGAGGCGGGCGGCTGGCAAGTGGTCGGTCCTTCGGCCATTCCCTTCGCCGAAGGATGGCAGACCCCACTAGCGCTGGACGAGACTGGTATAGAAAAGGTCATTGCGGATTACTCCGCAGCCGCGAAGCGGGCGCTGCGCCTTGGTTTCGATACGATCGAGATCCACGGCGCCCATGGCTACCTGCTGTCAAGCTTCCTGTCGCCGATCGCGAACCGACGTGAGGATGCATGGGGCGGCTCGCTGGAAAACCGGATGCGCTTGCCGCTGGCCGTGTTCGATGCTGTCCGCTCAGCTTGTCCGTCGGATTTTCCGGTCGGCATGCGTCTGAACGGCACGGATTGGCTCGAGGGCGGTATCGTGCCGGACGAGGCCGTGGCCCTTGCTCACGCCCTGCGCGACCATGGGTGCGACTATGTCGATATCTCGAGCGGTGGCAACGGCATGGCGAAGATCCCGGTCGGGCCCGCCTATCAGCTACCCTTCGCATCTCGGATCAAGCGCGAGGTCGGTATTCCGGTGCTCACGGTAGGCATGATCCGCTCGCCGCTTCATGCAGAGGCGATCATCGCGACGGGCGACGCTGACGCTGTTGCGCTAGGGCGAGTAGCGTTGAACAATCCACGGTGGCCCTGGCATGCAGCAGAGGAACTTGGGGTCAAGCTTGACGTCGTTGCGCCCTACCGCTTCGGTGCGACCAACCAGTATCGCCCGACCTTCGGGCGCTAG
- a CDS encoding PRC-barrel domain-containing protein, producing the protein MTQSDAPGVMTGKPLIESDRVEGTAVYDPQGNHLGSIKRLMIEKMSGKVTYAVMSFGGFLGMGEDEHTIPWSKLTYDTSLGGYRTDITEEQLRGAPTFYRERSDYDWTERERERELHDYWRVPYYWGI; encoded by the coding sequence ATGACGCAGAGCGATGCTCCGGGTGTGATGACCGGGAAACCCTTGATCGAGAGTGACCGGGTTGAGGGCACCGCCGTCTATGATCCGCAGGGCAACCACCTCGGCTCAATCAAGCGGCTAATGATCGAGAAGATGAGCGGCAAAGTCACATACGCAGTGATGAGCTTTGGCGGCTTTCTGGGTATGGGAGAAGACGAGCACACGATTCCCTGGAGCAAGCTGACCTACGACACGAGCCTAGGAGGGTACCGTACTGACATTACTGAGGAGCAGCTTCGTGGCGCTCCTACATTCTATCGGGAGCGGAGTGACTACGACTGGACGGAACGGGAGCGTGAGCGGGAACTGCATGATTACTGGCGGGTGCCATATTACTGGGGCATCTGA
- a CDS encoding DUF2066 domain-containing protein — protein MRAAPAGLLVLLMLGLKGELSNAAEIVPNIYVGKTITTGTSEEHRPAALAKCFIDVLVKASGDPRLATNGSAAAMAEHAATFVKSLRYRDRLEGRPIHDEQGTRDRPHDLTVEFEPSQIDGALQSLGSRPWTAERPKIAMIVFVRFGEASYILTQSEPRGENQREALQAASDRIGVPVALPRLTGIASNNAPIDPTAALTFKEAEELASTLGVDRVVTGSMIFSDEAQGWIAKWRLHEPAGTAQWQVTGVNYDEAFRVALRGAAQILSGNGRPL, from the coding sequence ATGCGCGCTGCCCCGGCCGGCTTGCTTGTGCTTCTCATGCTCGGCTTGAAAGGCGAGCTTTCCAACGCAGCTGAGATTGTTCCGAATATCTATGTCGGAAAGACCATCACGACCGGGACTTCAGAGGAACACCGGCCAGCCGCACTGGCAAAATGCTTTATCGACGTATTGGTTAAAGCATCAGGCGACCCTCGTCTCGCCACCAATGGAAGCGCAGCGGCTATGGCAGAGCATGCTGCGACTTTCGTCAAGAGCCTTCGCTATCGAGACCGGCTCGAAGGCCGCCCTATCCATGATGAACAAGGCACTCGCGACCGCCCCCATGATCTGACCGTCGAATTCGAACCAAGTCAGATCGATGGCGCTTTGCAATCGCTCGGTAGTCGGCCCTGGACAGCCGAGCGTCCAAAAATCGCAATGATTGTCTTTGTCCGTTTCGGAGAAGCATCCTACATCCTCACGCAGAGCGAGCCTCGCGGCGAGAATCAGCGTGAGGCGCTGCAAGCTGCGTCTGACCGGATCGGTGTTCCGGTAGCGCTTCCACGGCTGACAGGCATTGCAAGCAACAATGCCCCTATCGACCCAACCGCCGCATTGACTTTTAAAGAGGCCGAAGAACTCGCGAGCACGCTGGGGGTCGATCGTGTTGTCACGGGCAGTATGATTTTCAGCGATGAGGCGCAGGGCTGGATTGCGAAATGGCGCCTTCACGAACCAGCAGGTACTGCTCAGTGGCAGGTTACAGGCGTGAACTACGATGAAGCATTCCGGGTCGCGCTTCGTGGCGCGGCACAGATCCTTTCGGGGAACGGCCGTCCACTCTAG
- a CDS encoding SDR family NAD(P)-dependent oxidoreductase: protein MNDLLLGGQTAVVTGAGSGLGRASAYALAQAGARLVLLDRDAAALGEISKDLGSAAACHVVDVTDASAVDTAFADIPVCDILVNSAGIEGPRGGLEICAPADLRRVMDINLFGGLNCIQAAVPKMKAAGKGAIVNIASTAGLVGSARLGAYGVSKAAVVSMTRSLAISLAPSGIRVNAVCPGSIDSPMFDRTLDAASAEADRAHMISIHPLGRLGQPEEVAQAVVYLASPASSYCTGVMLPVDGGRLA, encoded by the coding sequence ATGAATGATCTGCTTCTCGGTGGTCAAACCGCCGTTGTGACCGGTGCCGGTTCTGGCCTGGGACGCGCCTCGGCCTACGCGCTTGCCCAAGCTGGAGCCAGATTGGTGCTCCTTGACCGTGATGCGGCGGCCCTTGGTGAGATTTCCAAGGACCTCGGTTCAGCCGCCGCATGCCATGTGGTGGATGTCACCGATGCATCGGCAGTGGACACCGCCTTCGCGGATATCCCTGTCTGCGACATTCTGGTGAACAGCGCCGGAATCGAGGGGCCGCGAGGCGGTCTGGAGATCTGTGCTCCCGCCGACCTGCGCAGGGTGATGGACATCAACCTGTTCGGCGGGTTGAACTGCATTCAGGCTGCAGTGCCGAAGATGAAGGCGGCAGGCAAAGGGGCCATCGTCAATATCGCCTCGACGGCCGGTCTGGTGGGATCCGCCCGGCTCGGAGCCTATGGCGTCTCCAAGGCGGCAGTCGTGTCGATGACGCGGTCGCTCGCGATCTCGCTGGCCCCGTCCGGAATCCGCGTGAACGCGGTTTGCCCGGGATCCATCGATAGCCCGATGTTCGACCGCACGCTCGATGCCGCCAGCGCCGAGGCCGACCGTGCTCATATGATCTCGATCCATCCGCTCGGTCGGCTCGGCCAGCCGGAGGAAGTGGCGCAGGCGGTGGTCTATCTGGCGTCACCGGCCTCTTCCTATTGCACAGGGGTCATGCTGCCGGTCGATGGCGGGAGGCTCGCATGA
- a CDS encoding ABC transporter substrate-binding protein has protein sequence MTQFQPTRRALLKAGTAVGVMASFLPQMAWGQAGGRNAMNIICNPEPATLFIGLEQNAQVQLVCGKMYEGLLTYDFDFKPKPGLAKSWEISDDGLVYTFHLVENAKWHDGKPFTAEDVVFTCKDFLTEMHARARVNFGYCKSIEALDAHTVRFTLREPFGPFIMAFEFSSAPMIPAHLYKGTNFRTNPANNTPIGTGPFKLAEWRRGSFIRLEKNPDYHGQGEPHLDELIFHILPDGASRAVALEQGTADLSSSFDIEMFDVKRIASLPHLALETKGYELMAPVARIEFNTRVAPFNDVRFRQAICYALDKQLFTDMIFFGLGKPATGPVSYRTRFYEPDVKAYDYNLDKAKALLDEMGLKPGADGVRRTVKFMRLPWGETWARFAELVQQQLALIGIRVEIEPSDPASWTQRYGNWDFEMTSNYPYQYGDPALGVARFFLSSNIKQGLAYSNCTGYSNPEVDEAFAAGARSVADKDRQAAYSKVQKILVEEVPMAWLVEVDFPTIYNPKFKNITSTAIGVNETFRSVRKAA, from the coding sequence ATGACCCAGTTCCAACCGACACGCCGGGCCCTGCTGAAAGCCGGCACCGCCGTGGGGGTGATGGCCTCCTTCCTGCCTCAGATGGCCTGGGGCCAGGCGGGCGGCCGCAATGCGATGAACATCATCTGCAATCCTGAGCCCGCGACGCTCTTCATCGGACTCGAGCAGAATGCCCAGGTTCAGCTGGTCTGCGGCAAGATGTACGAAGGTCTGCTGACCTATGATTTCGACTTCAAGCCGAAGCCGGGCCTGGCAAAAAGCTGGGAGATTTCGGATGACGGTCTCGTCTACACCTTCCATCTGGTTGAGAATGCCAAATGGCATGACGGAAAGCCCTTCACGGCCGAAGACGTCGTCTTCACCTGCAAGGATTTCCTCACGGAGATGCATGCCCGCGCCCGAGTGAACTTCGGCTATTGCAAAAGCATCGAAGCGCTTGACGCCCATACCGTGCGCTTCACCCTGCGCGAGCCTTTTGGCCCCTTCATTATGGCTTTCGAATTCTCGTCGGCTCCGATGATCCCCGCCCATCTCTACAAGGGCACCAACTTCCGTACCAATCCGGCCAACAATACCCCGATCGGCACGGGCCCGTTCAAGCTCGCCGAATGGCGCCGCGGCTCGTTCATCCGGCTGGAGAAAAACCCCGATTACCATGGCCAGGGTGAGCCGCATCTCGACGAGCTGATCTTCCACATCCTGCCCGACGGTGCCTCGCGCGCGGTGGCGCTGGAGCAGGGCACGGCGGACCTGTCGAGCTCCTTCGATATCGAAATGTTCGATGTGAAGCGCATTGCGAGCCTGCCCCATCTGGCCCTTGAGACCAAGGGCTATGAACTGATGGCGCCGGTCGCCCGGATCGAGTTCAACACCCGCGTCGCGCCCTTCAACGACGTGCGCTTCCGCCAAGCGATCTGCTACGCGCTGGACAAGCAGCTCTTCACGGACATGATCTTCTTCGGCCTGGGCAAGCCTGCGACGGGGCCGGTGAGCTATCGCACCCGCTTCTACGAGCCGGATGTAAAGGCTTACGATTACAATCTCGACAAGGCGAAAGCTCTGCTGGACGAGATGGGTCTGAAACCGGGCGCGGACGGCGTGCGCCGCACCGTCAAATTCATGCGCCTGCCGTGGGGAGAGACCTGGGCGCGCTTTGCCGAACTGGTGCAGCAGCAGCTCGCGCTGATCGGCATTCGTGTCGAGATCGAGCCGTCGGATCCGGCCTCCTGGACACAGCGCTATGGCAACTGGGACTTCGAGATGACCTCGAACTATCCCTATCAGTATGGCGATCCGGCTCTGGGCGTCGCTCGGTTCTTCCTGTCCAGCAATATCAAGCAGGGCCTCGCCTATTCGAACTGCACCGGCTACTCGAACCCCGAGGTCGACGAGGCCTTTGCGGCGGGTGCGCGCAGCGTGGCCGACAAGGATCGCCAGGCTGCCTATTCGAAGGTCCAGAAAATCCTCGTCGAGGAAGTGCCGATGGCCTGGCTCGTCGAGGTGGACTTCCCGACGATCTACAATCCGAAGTTCAAGAATATCACCTCGACCGCAATCGGCGTGAACGAAACGTTCCGCTCGGTTCGCAAGGCCGCTTGA
- a CDS encoding SDR family NAD(P)-dependent oxidoreductase produces the protein MSRPVAIVTGAAGGIGAATVARLMADGLRVCAVDRAEGEAPGHENRLDLTEDLADPSAPARIVQATLDRFGQIDVLVNNAGVGGARAVHETDDAGWSRIIEINLTGSFRMSRAVLPDMLSRGSGSIINVASMFGLIGWRNNAAYAASKAGIDGLTRQMTADYAAKGVRVNAVAPGLILTAMTERLLTDQVYRELILQGTPVGRAGKVGDVANLIAFLASDQAAFICGQTIAIDGGWTAARVRNNN, from the coding sequence ATGAGCAGACCTGTTGCAATCGTCACCGGTGCTGCAGGCGGGATCGGCGCCGCGACGGTCGCGCGGCTTATGGCCGACGGGCTTCGTGTCTGCGCCGTTGACCGCGCCGAGGGGGAAGCGCCAGGGCATGAGAACCGGCTGGATCTGACCGAAGATCTGGCCGATCCATCAGCGCCCGCGCGCATCGTGCAGGCCACCCTTGACCGGTTTGGCCAGATCGACGTTCTGGTCAATAATGCCGGGGTGGGCGGCGCGCGCGCCGTGCACGAAACCGACGACGCCGGCTGGTCGCGTATCATCGAGATCAACCTCACCGGATCCTTCCGGATGTCACGGGCGGTGCTTCCTGACATGCTTTCGCGCGGCTCCGGCTCGATCATCAATGTCGCGTCGATGTTCGGCCTGATAGGCTGGCGCAACAACGCGGCCTATGCCGCCTCGAAGGCTGGGATCGACGGGCTGACCCGGCAGATGACCGCGGACTACGCCGCTAAGGGAGTCCGAGTGAACGCGGTCGCCCCAGGCCTGATTCTTACAGCCATGACCGAGCGTTTGTTGACCGATCAGGTCTATCGCGAACTGATCCTGCAAGGCACCCCGGTTGGACGAGCCGGAAAGGTTGGCGATGTCGCCAATCTGATCGCCTTCCTTGCTTCGGATCAAGCAGCCTTCATTTGCGGCCAGACCATCGCGATCGATGGCGGCTGGACGGCTGCGCGCGTGCGCAACAACAATTGA
- a CDS encoding polysaccharide deacetylase, which produces MLTFDFDAETLWLARDPENARRPGVLSMGTYGAQRGVPEILKLLGEYNLPATFFTPGWTIEKYQDRIHAILEGGHEIAHHGYLHERVDPDKPDAERESILRGLESFDKVIGKRPTGYRSPAGETTPTLMGLLHEQGILYDSSLMADVVPYRHTLADGKAGPLELPWHWGCDDAPYMMFALQAWRPQFTNQQVFENWRDEFDTIHEWNGLFNLVMHPQFIGRPMRLPLLRRIIEHIRSKPGVWFATGHQVASEWAARNE; this is translated from the coding sequence ATGCTGACTTTCGACTTCGACGCTGAGACGCTATGGCTCGCCCGCGACCCAGAAAATGCCCGCCGCCCTGGCGTCCTGTCTATGGGGACCTACGGAGCCCAGCGCGGTGTACCGGAAATCCTCAAGCTTCTCGGCGAATACAATCTGCCTGCGACCTTCTTCACGCCCGGTTGGACCATCGAGAAGTATCAGGACCGCATCCACGCGATCCTCGAAGGCGGGCACGAGATCGCGCATCACGGCTATCTGCATGAGCGCGTCGACCCCGACAAGCCGGATGCCGAACGCGAGTCCATCCTGCGCGGCCTTGAATCCTTTGACAAAGTGATAGGAAAGCGCCCGACCGGTTACCGTTCGCCGGCAGGCGAAACCACGCCTACCCTGATGGGGCTGCTGCACGAGCAGGGAATCCTATACGACAGCTCGCTCATGGCAGACGTCGTGCCTTATCGCCATACGCTGGCGGACGGCAAGGCCGGACCGCTCGAACTGCCGTGGCACTGGGGATGCGACGACGCGCCCTACATGATGTTCGCGTTGCAGGCTTGGCGACCGCAGTTCACCAATCAGCAGGTGTTCGAGAACTGGCGCGACGAGTTTGACACGATTCATGAATGGAACGGTCTCTTCAATCTCGTAATGCATCCTCAGTTCATCGGGCGGCCGATGCGCCTGCCGTTGCTGCGCAGGATCATCGAGCACATCCGGTCGAAGCCCGGCGTATGGTTCGCTACAGGCCATCAAGTGGCCTCGGAATGGGCCGCAAGAAATGAATGA